One segment of Triticum aestivum cultivar Chinese Spring chromosome 2A, IWGSC CS RefSeq v2.1, whole genome shotgun sequence DNA contains the following:
- the LOC123189603 gene encoding diacylglycerol lipase-beta isoform X1, which produces MMSRKPLLPCRGPAATPPAQLLLPIRRLLLLPLPRRRSSPPPPPDRRRPAMAGAGQSAAPAAAASAGAGATSFHVGMVRVVSFLVGGLNCAVLLLGLYLIDAALPPGCGWGLALAAVPAMAAVRVLAMLGAARAQHATADAIARRHLDEAAASVAEDAVARHEIRVRYKRWLWWTRFGMAVGALQLVGAIYLMFVIVRDLPNERKPTSCFFGQDGAELVSRRALIALFLILSWVVVVLQCFTGSDVLRWRSFYATHDMAWKAHYREVFDHGIREALCCLGRAKYLAVLEEDEVYSVARLLGELVAYRASGTGHLELLAGLALLQKHGNFPDLQTDLVEAPHKLMREAAVLHPFAEACYTGPLLDVGRNPILFPCAWVYRQGVLTPWARLRRPALDGDNWWRGHAAAFLRFVNIAPTALVRGRVRQSKREAAYFVVVLHDKKTVLIGVRGTETPEDLITDGLCRECAFTMEDLDGLVNSELLPVTMRERVISTFPHYGHGGIVEAARELFMQLNNCTGDNGNSENTSSKKLGFLSMLVQEGSECHGYKIRLVGHSLGGAVATVLGMMLFGRYPDVHVYAYGPLPCVDLTIAEACSQFVTTIVNNDEFSSRLSINSILRLRSAAISSLSDNSPDDTAMIQKLARRILNANKYHERRSTHQDALCNTEPDLQDLQNGFGAYNGPSSSIDEPRSYRSLQIDQDVRRIPLDGHDSGLEEAQTSSGEILVESREMFLAGLIIHVVRNRRSLFPLWKCWNPQEAEQPYKAVFAKRENFRDIAVTPSMFMDHLPWRCRFAMQRILEGQPSQRLANSDSSVQHLV; this is translated from the exons ATGATGTCTAGAAAGCCGCTCCTCCCCTGCCGCGGGCCCGCAGCCACCCCTCCCGCCCAGCTCCTCCTCCcaatccgccgcctcctcctcctccccctcccccgccgccgctcctccccgccgccgccgcccgaccgacGGAGGCCCGCCATGGCCGGCGCCGGCCAGTCCGCGGCccccgcggcggcggcgtcggccggCGCCGGGGCCACCTCCTTCCATGTCGGCATGGTGCGGGTCGTCTCGTTCCTCGTCGGCGGCCTCAACTGCGCGGTGCTGCTGCTCGGCCTCTACCTCATCGACGCCGCGCTCCCGCCCGGCTGCGGCTGGGGGCTCGCGCTCGCCGCCGtgcccgccatggccgccgtccgGGTGCTCGCCATGCTCGGCGCCGCGCGGGCCCAGCACGCCACCGCGGATGCCATTGCTCGCCGCCACCTCGACGAGGCCGCCGCCTCCGTTGCCGAGGACGCCGTGGCCCGCCACGAGATCAGG GTGAGGTATAAACGCTGGTTGTGGTGGACTAGATTTGGTATGGCTGTTGGTGCATTGCAGCTGGTTGGGGCAATTTATCTCATGTTTGTCATTGTGAGAGATCTTCCCAACGAAAGAAAACCCACGTCCTGTTTCTTTG GACAGGATGGAGCTGAGCTGGTCTCCAGACGAGCATTAATTGCTTTGTTTCTTATCCTTTCCTGGGTTGTGGTCGTCCTTCAGTGCTTCACGGGTTCTGATGTATTGAGATGGCGATCATTCTATGCGACACATGATATGGCATGGAAAGCTCATTACAGGGAAGTGTTTGATCATGGAATTCGTGAGGCTTTGTGCTGCCTAGGACGTGCAAAGTATCT AGCCGTATTGGAAGAAGATGAGGTATATTCTGTGGCAAGACTTCTGGGTGAATTGGTTGCATATCGTGCTTCTGGGACTGGCCATTTGGAACTGTTAGCAG GGCTTGCTCTATTGCAGAAGCATGGGAATTTTCCTGATTTGCAAACTGACCTTGTGGAGGCACCTCATAAGCTTATGCGAGAAGCTGCTGTTCTCCATCCTTTTGCTGAAGCATGTTACACG GGGCCACTTCTTGATGTCGGAAGAAACCCCATTTTGTTTCCATGCGCATGGGTTTATCGACAAGGCGTTTTAACTCCATGGGCGCGCCTAAG GCGTCCTGCACTTGATGGTGATAACTGGTGGCGAGGGCATGCTGCAGCTTTCCTTAGATTTGTTAATATAGCACCTACAGCACTTGTTCGAGGCCGTGTTCGTCAG AGCAAGCGTGAAGCTGCTTACTTTGTTGTGGTCCTCCATGACAAAAAAACTGTTCTTATTGGGGTGCGTGGGACAGAGACACCAGAGGATCTCATAACCGATGGACTATGCAGAGAATGTGCTTTCACTATGGAAGATTTGGATGGACTAGTAAA TAGTGAACTATTGCCTGTAACTATGAGGGAGAGAGTTATTTCTACATTCCCGCACTATGGACATGGTGGTATTGTAGAGGCTGCTCGGGAGCTTTTCATGCAACTCAACAACTGCACAGGAG ATAATGGCAACTCAGAAAACACGTCCTCCAAAAAACTTGGATTTCTGTCTATGCTAGTCCAGGAGGGCAGTGAGTGTCATGGATATAAAATTCGTCTTGTTGGACATTCTTTAGGAGGTGCTGTTGCTACAGTCCTAGGAATGATG CTTTTTGGCAGATACCCAGATGTGCATGTGTATGCTTATGGCCCACTTCCTTGTGTGGATTTGACAATAGCTGAAGCCTGTTCACAGTTTGTTACCAC CATTGTAAACAACGACGAATTTTCTTCTCGCCTTTCAATCAACTCAATCCTCAGGCTACGATCTGCTGCAATAAGTAGTCTTTCAGATAACTCTCCAGATGATACAGCAATGATACAAAAACTTGCTCGCAGAATTTTGAATGCAAACAAGTATCATGAAAGGCGGTCTACACACCAGGATGCATTATGCAATACTGAGCCAGACCTTCAAGATTTGCAAAATGGCTTTGGTGCTTACAATGGACCCAGTTCATCCATAGACGAGCCCAGAAGCTATCGAAGCCTACAAATTGATCAGGATGTCCGGAGGATTCCACTTGATGGGCATGATTCCGGTTTGGAAGAGGCTCAGACATCTTCTGGGGAAATACTTGTTGAGTCTCGAGAGATGTTTCTTGCAGGCTTAATTATTCATGTGGTGCGGAACAGAAGAAGCCTCTTTCCTCTTTGGAAATGCTGGAACCCTCAGGAAGCTGAACAACCATATAAAGCTGTTTTTGCGAAAAGAGAGAACTTCAGGGATATTGCTGTTACTCCTTCTATGTTCATGGATCACTTACCATGGAG GTGTCGGTTTGCTATGCAGAGAATTCTGGAAGGCCAACCGTCACAGCGTTTAGCTAATTCTGATTCATCTGTACAACATTTAGTCTGA
- the LOC123189603 gene encoding diacylglycerol lipase-beta isoform X2 gives MMSRKPLLPCRGPAATPPAQLLLPIRRLLLLPLPRRRSSPPPPPDRRRPAMAGAGQSAAPAAAASAGAGATSFHVGMVRVVSFLVGGLNCAVLLLGLYLIDAALPPGCGWGLALAAVPAMAAVRVLAMLGAARAQHATADAIARRHLDEAAASVAEDAVARHEIRVRYKRWLWWTRFGMAVGALQLVGAIYLMFVIVRDLPNERKPTSCFFGQDGAELVSRRALIALFLILSWVVVVLQCFTGSDVLRWRSFYATHDMAWKAHYREVFDHGIREALCCLGRAKYLAVLEEDEVYSVARLLGELVAYRASGTGHLELLAGLALLQKHGNFPDLQTDLVEAPHKLMREAAVLHPFAEACYTGPLLDVGRNPILFPCAWVYRQGVLTPWARLRRPALDGDNWWRGHAAAFLRFVNIAPTALVRGRVRQSKREAAYFVVVLHDKKTVLIGVRGTETPEDLITDGLCRECAFTMEDLDGLVNELLPVTMRERVISTFPHYGHGGIVEAARELFMQLNNCTGDNGNSENTSSKKLGFLSMLVQEGSECHGYKIRLVGHSLGGAVATVLGMMLFGRYPDVHVYAYGPLPCVDLTIAEACSQFVTTIVNNDEFSSRLSINSILRLRSAAISSLSDNSPDDTAMIQKLARRILNANKYHERRSTHQDALCNTEPDLQDLQNGFGAYNGPSSSIDEPRSYRSLQIDQDVRRIPLDGHDSGLEEAQTSSGEILVESREMFLAGLIIHVVRNRRSLFPLWKCWNPQEAEQPYKAVFAKRENFRDIAVTPSMFMDHLPWRCRFAMQRILEGQPSQRLANSDSSVQHLV, from the exons ATGATGTCTAGAAAGCCGCTCCTCCCCTGCCGCGGGCCCGCAGCCACCCCTCCCGCCCAGCTCCTCCTCCcaatccgccgcctcctcctcctccccctcccccgccgccgctcctccccgccgccgccgcccgaccgacGGAGGCCCGCCATGGCCGGCGCCGGCCAGTCCGCGGCccccgcggcggcggcgtcggccggCGCCGGGGCCACCTCCTTCCATGTCGGCATGGTGCGGGTCGTCTCGTTCCTCGTCGGCGGCCTCAACTGCGCGGTGCTGCTGCTCGGCCTCTACCTCATCGACGCCGCGCTCCCGCCCGGCTGCGGCTGGGGGCTCGCGCTCGCCGCCGtgcccgccatggccgccgtccgGGTGCTCGCCATGCTCGGCGCCGCGCGGGCCCAGCACGCCACCGCGGATGCCATTGCTCGCCGCCACCTCGACGAGGCCGCCGCCTCCGTTGCCGAGGACGCCGTGGCCCGCCACGAGATCAGG GTGAGGTATAAACGCTGGTTGTGGTGGACTAGATTTGGTATGGCTGTTGGTGCATTGCAGCTGGTTGGGGCAATTTATCTCATGTTTGTCATTGTGAGAGATCTTCCCAACGAAAGAAAACCCACGTCCTGTTTCTTTG GACAGGATGGAGCTGAGCTGGTCTCCAGACGAGCATTAATTGCTTTGTTTCTTATCCTTTCCTGGGTTGTGGTCGTCCTTCAGTGCTTCACGGGTTCTGATGTATTGAGATGGCGATCATTCTATGCGACACATGATATGGCATGGAAAGCTCATTACAGGGAAGTGTTTGATCATGGAATTCGTGAGGCTTTGTGCTGCCTAGGACGTGCAAAGTATCT AGCCGTATTGGAAGAAGATGAGGTATATTCTGTGGCAAGACTTCTGGGTGAATTGGTTGCATATCGTGCTTCTGGGACTGGCCATTTGGAACTGTTAGCAG GGCTTGCTCTATTGCAGAAGCATGGGAATTTTCCTGATTTGCAAACTGACCTTGTGGAGGCACCTCATAAGCTTATGCGAGAAGCTGCTGTTCTCCATCCTTTTGCTGAAGCATGTTACACG GGGCCACTTCTTGATGTCGGAAGAAACCCCATTTTGTTTCCATGCGCATGGGTTTATCGACAAGGCGTTTTAACTCCATGGGCGCGCCTAAG GCGTCCTGCACTTGATGGTGATAACTGGTGGCGAGGGCATGCTGCAGCTTTCCTTAGATTTGTTAATATAGCACCTACAGCACTTGTTCGAGGCCGTGTTCGTCAG AGCAAGCGTGAAGCTGCTTACTTTGTTGTGGTCCTCCATGACAAAAAAACTGTTCTTATTGGGGTGCGTGGGACAGAGACACCAGAGGATCTCATAACCGATGGACTATGCAGAGAATGTGCTTTCACTATGGAAGATTTGGATGGACTAGTAAA TGAACTATTGCCTGTAACTATGAGGGAGAGAGTTATTTCTACATTCCCGCACTATGGACATGGTGGTATTGTAGAGGCTGCTCGGGAGCTTTTCATGCAACTCAACAACTGCACAGGAG ATAATGGCAACTCAGAAAACACGTCCTCCAAAAAACTTGGATTTCTGTCTATGCTAGTCCAGGAGGGCAGTGAGTGTCATGGATATAAAATTCGTCTTGTTGGACATTCTTTAGGAGGTGCTGTTGCTACAGTCCTAGGAATGATG CTTTTTGGCAGATACCCAGATGTGCATGTGTATGCTTATGGCCCACTTCCTTGTGTGGATTTGACAATAGCTGAAGCCTGTTCACAGTTTGTTACCAC CATTGTAAACAACGACGAATTTTCTTCTCGCCTTTCAATCAACTCAATCCTCAGGCTACGATCTGCTGCAATAAGTAGTCTTTCAGATAACTCTCCAGATGATACAGCAATGATACAAAAACTTGCTCGCAGAATTTTGAATGCAAACAAGTATCATGAAAGGCGGTCTACACACCAGGATGCATTATGCAATACTGAGCCAGACCTTCAAGATTTGCAAAATGGCTTTGGTGCTTACAATGGACCCAGTTCATCCATAGACGAGCCCAGAAGCTATCGAAGCCTACAAATTGATCAGGATGTCCGGAGGATTCCACTTGATGGGCATGATTCCGGTTTGGAAGAGGCTCAGACATCTTCTGGGGAAATACTTGTTGAGTCTCGAGAGATGTTTCTTGCAGGCTTAATTATTCATGTGGTGCGGAACAGAAGAAGCCTCTTTCCTCTTTGGAAATGCTGGAACCCTCAGGAAGCTGAACAACCATATAAAGCTGTTTTTGCGAAAAGAGAGAACTTCAGGGATATTGCTGTTACTCCTTCTATGTTCATGGATCACTTACCATGGAG GTGTCGGTTTGCTATGCAGAGAATTCTGGAAGGCCAACCGTCACAGCGTTTAGCTAATTCTGATTCATCTGTACAACATTTAGTCTGA
- the LOC123189603 gene encoding uncharacterized protein isoform X3 produces the protein MMSRKPLLPCRGPAATPPAQLLLPIRRLLLLPLPRRRSSPPPPPDRRRPAMAGAGQSAAPAAAASAGAGATSFHVGMVRVVSFLVGGLNCAVLLLGLYLIDAALPPGCGWGLALAAVPAMAAVRVLAMLGAARAQHATADAIARRHLDEAAASVAEDAVARHEIRVRYKRWLWWTRFGMAVGALQLVGAIYLMFVIVRDLPNERKPTSCFFGQDGAELVSRRALIALFLILSWVVVVLQCFTGSDVLRWRSFYATHDMAWKAHYREVFDHGIREALCCLGRAKYLAVLEEDEVYSVARLLGELVAYRASGTGHLELLAGLALLQKHGNFPDLQTDLVEAPHKLMREAAVLHPFAEACYTGPLLDVGRNPILFPCAWVYRQGVLTPWARLRRPALDGDNWWRGHAAAFLRFVNIAPTALVRGRVRQSKREAAYFVVVLHDKKTVLIGVRGTETPEDLITDGLCRECAFTMEDLDGLVNSELLPVTMRERVISTFPHYGHGGIVEAARELFMQLNNCTGDNGNSENTSSKKLGFLSMLVQEGSECHGYKIRLVGHSLGGAVATVLGMMLFGRYPDVHVYAYGPLPCVDLTIAEACSQFVTTIVNNDEFSSRLSINSILRLRSAAISSLSDNSPDDTAMIQKLARRILNANKYHERRSTHQDALCNTEPDLQDLQNGFGAYNGPSSSIDEPRSYRSLQIDQDVRRIPLDGHDSGLEEAQTSSGEILVESREMFLAGLIIHVVRNRRSLFPLWKCWNPQEAEQPYKAVFAKRENFRDIAVTPSMFMDHLPWR, from the exons ATGATGTCTAGAAAGCCGCTCCTCCCCTGCCGCGGGCCCGCAGCCACCCCTCCCGCCCAGCTCCTCCTCCcaatccgccgcctcctcctcctccccctcccccgccgccgctcctccccgccgccgccgcccgaccgacGGAGGCCCGCCATGGCCGGCGCCGGCCAGTCCGCGGCccccgcggcggcggcgtcggccggCGCCGGGGCCACCTCCTTCCATGTCGGCATGGTGCGGGTCGTCTCGTTCCTCGTCGGCGGCCTCAACTGCGCGGTGCTGCTGCTCGGCCTCTACCTCATCGACGCCGCGCTCCCGCCCGGCTGCGGCTGGGGGCTCGCGCTCGCCGCCGtgcccgccatggccgccgtccgGGTGCTCGCCATGCTCGGCGCCGCGCGGGCCCAGCACGCCACCGCGGATGCCATTGCTCGCCGCCACCTCGACGAGGCCGCCGCCTCCGTTGCCGAGGACGCCGTGGCCCGCCACGAGATCAGG GTGAGGTATAAACGCTGGTTGTGGTGGACTAGATTTGGTATGGCTGTTGGTGCATTGCAGCTGGTTGGGGCAATTTATCTCATGTTTGTCATTGTGAGAGATCTTCCCAACGAAAGAAAACCCACGTCCTGTTTCTTTG GACAGGATGGAGCTGAGCTGGTCTCCAGACGAGCATTAATTGCTTTGTTTCTTATCCTTTCCTGGGTTGTGGTCGTCCTTCAGTGCTTCACGGGTTCTGATGTATTGAGATGGCGATCATTCTATGCGACACATGATATGGCATGGAAAGCTCATTACAGGGAAGTGTTTGATCATGGAATTCGTGAGGCTTTGTGCTGCCTAGGACGTGCAAAGTATCT AGCCGTATTGGAAGAAGATGAGGTATATTCTGTGGCAAGACTTCTGGGTGAATTGGTTGCATATCGTGCTTCTGGGACTGGCCATTTGGAACTGTTAGCAG GGCTTGCTCTATTGCAGAAGCATGGGAATTTTCCTGATTTGCAAACTGACCTTGTGGAGGCACCTCATAAGCTTATGCGAGAAGCTGCTGTTCTCCATCCTTTTGCTGAAGCATGTTACACG GGGCCACTTCTTGATGTCGGAAGAAACCCCATTTTGTTTCCATGCGCATGGGTTTATCGACAAGGCGTTTTAACTCCATGGGCGCGCCTAAG GCGTCCTGCACTTGATGGTGATAACTGGTGGCGAGGGCATGCTGCAGCTTTCCTTAGATTTGTTAATATAGCACCTACAGCACTTGTTCGAGGCCGTGTTCGTCAG AGCAAGCGTGAAGCTGCTTACTTTGTTGTGGTCCTCCATGACAAAAAAACTGTTCTTATTGGGGTGCGTGGGACAGAGACACCAGAGGATCTCATAACCGATGGACTATGCAGAGAATGTGCTTTCACTATGGAAGATTTGGATGGACTAGTAAA TAGTGAACTATTGCCTGTAACTATGAGGGAGAGAGTTATTTCTACATTCCCGCACTATGGACATGGTGGTATTGTAGAGGCTGCTCGGGAGCTTTTCATGCAACTCAACAACTGCACAGGAG ATAATGGCAACTCAGAAAACACGTCCTCCAAAAAACTTGGATTTCTGTCTATGCTAGTCCAGGAGGGCAGTGAGTGTCATGGATATAAAATTCGTCTTGTTGGACATTCTTTAGGAGGTGCTGTTGCTACAGTCCTAGGAATGATG CTTTTTGGCAGATACCCAGATGTGCATGTGTATGCTTATGGCCCACTTCCTTGTGTGGATTTGACAATAGCTGAAGCCTGTTCACAGTTTGTTACCAC CATTGTAAACAACGACGAATTTTCTTCTCGCCTTTCAATCAACTCAATCCTCAGGCTACGATCTGCTGCAATAAGTAGTCTTTCAGATAACTCTCCAGATGATACAGCAATGATACAAAAACTTGCTCGCAGAATTTTGAATGCAAACAAGTATCATGAAAGGCGGTCTACACACCAGGATGCATTATGCAATACTGAGCCAGACCTTCAAGATTTGCAAAATGGCTTTGGTGCTTACAATGGACCCAGTTCATCCATAGACGAGCCCAGAAGCTATCGAAGCCTACAAATTGATCAGGATGTCCGGAGGATTCCACTTGATGGGCATGATTCCGGTTTGGAAGAGGCTCAGACATCTTCTGGGGAAATACTTGTTGAGTCTCGAGAGATGTTTCTTGCAGGCTTAATTATTCATGTGGTGCGGAACAGAAGAAGCCTCTTTCCTCTTTGGAAATGCTGGAACCCTCAGGAAGCTGAACAACCATATAAAGCTGTTTTTGCGAAAAGAGAGAACTTCAGGGATATTGCTGTTACTCCTTCTATGTTCATGGATCACTTACCATGGAGGTAA